In a genomic window of Lepisosteus oculatus isolate fLepOcu1 chromosome 3, fLepOcu1.hap2, whole genome shotgun sequence:
- the thap1 gene encoding THAP domain-containing protein 1 isoform X1, producing the protein MVQSCSAYGCKNRYHKDKNISFHKFPLARPDVCGKWVAAMRRNNFKPTKYSNICSQHFTKDCFKRECNNRVLKENAVPSLFCFNRLDEKDEALDEQTPPEMTLPPELHLTDSEQSPPPPSPLPAQEPGLPQLQNVVQMVVHPALLPSMSISCDHNYTVEDTVQQKKRIQQLEEQVDKLRKKLKTVQQKCRRQERQLEKMKATREFQKDKDAGSGESYVILPKELYDVLKGIESMDSL; encoded by the exons ATGGTTCAGTCGTGTTCGGCGTACGGATGTAAAAACCGATATCACAAGGACAAGAACATTTCTTTTCACAA GTTTCCTCTTGCGCGGCCTGATGTGTGTGGAAAATGGGTCGCCGCGATGAGACGGAACAACTTCAAGCCCACTAAATACAGCAATATCTGCTCACAGCATTTCACCAAGGACTGCTTCAAACGCGAGTGCAACAACCGCGTGCTGAAGGAAAACGCGGTGCCCTCGCTCTTCTGTTTCAACAGGCTCGATGAAAAG GATGAGGCCTTGGATGAGCAAACCCCACCAGAAATGACTCTTCCCCCTGAGCTGCACCTCACTGACTCTGAACAGTCACCACCACCACCTTCGCCACTGCCGGCTCAGGAACCCGGGCTGCCCCAGCTGCAGAACGTGGTGCAGATGGTTGTGCACCCAGCCCTGCTTCCCAGCATGTCCATATCCTGCGACCACAACTACACAGTGGAGGACACCGTGCAGCAGAAGAAGAGGATCCAGCAGCTGGAGGAGCAGGTGGACAAGCTGCGCAAGAAGCTCAAAACCGTGCAGCAGAAATGCCGGCGCCAAGAACGACAGCTGGAGAAGATGAAGGCCACGCGGGAGTTCCAGAAGGACAAGGACGCCGGGTCGGGAGAGAGTTACGTCATCCTGCCCAAGGAGCTCTACGACGTCCTCAAAGGCATCGAGTCCATGGACAGCTTGTAG
- the thap1 gene encoding THAP domain-containing protein 1 isoform X2, translated as MFPLARPDVCGKWVAAMRRNNFKPTKYSNICSQHFTKDCFKRECNNRVLKENAVPSLFCFNRLDEKDEALDEQTPPEMTLPPELHLTDSEQSPPPPSPLPAQEPGLPQLQNVVQMVVHPALLPSMSISCDHNYTVEDTVQQKKRIQQLEEQVDKLRKKLKTVQQKCRRQERQLEKMKATREFQKDKDAGSGESYVILPKELYDVLKGIESMDSL; from the exons AT GTTTCCTCTTGCGCGGCCTGATGTGTGTGGAAAATGGGTCGCCGCGATGAGACGGAACAACTTCAAGCCCACTAAATACAGCAATATCTGCTCACAGCATTTCACCAAGGACTGCTTCAAACGCGAGTGCAACAACCGCGTGCTGAAGGAAAACGCGGTGCCCTCGCTCTTCTGTTTCAACAGGCTCGATGAAAAG GATGAGGCCTTGGATGAGCAAACCCCACCAGAAATGACTCTTCCCCCTGAGCTGCACCTCACTGACTCTGAACAGTCACCACCACCACCTTCGCCACTGCCGGCTCAGGAACCCGGGCTGCCCCAGCTGCAGAACGTGGTGCAGATGGTTGTGCACCCAGCCCTGCTTCCCAGCATGTCCATATCCTGCGACCACAACTACACAGTGGAGGACACCGTGCAGCAGAAGAAGAGGATCCAGCAGCTGGAGGAGCAGGTGGACAAGCTGCGCAAGAAGCTCAAAACCGTGCAGCAGAAATGCCGGCGCCAAGAACGACAGCTGGAGAAGATGAAGGCCACGCGGGAGTTCCAGAAGGACAAGGACGCCGGGTCGGGAGAGAGTTACGTCATCCTGCCCAAGGAGCTCTACGACGTCCTCAAAGGCATCGAGTCCATGGACAGCTTGTAG